CGTTCTTCCTCATTCTACGCATAATAACACTTCAGTTACTTCCCATTAATGGGATCCATCAGGTCTTTACCAACCATCTGGGTCACACGGTAATACCCAGTGGGGTGTGCCTCTCTTACCACAAAGGGTCCTTCCCATTTTGGTGCAAACTTAGACAGTCCTGCCATGCCTCGCCTGACGTAGTCTGCCACCTTCAACACGAGTTGTCCTTCTGCAAACACTTTTTCTTTAGTCATCTTGCTGTAGGCTTCTGTCAACCATCGTCTATATTTATGGCTGCGCTCCTGagcttcttctctcttcttgtCGAGCCCTTCTAAGTCCTCATACCTTTCTGCCGCAAAGAtctccttctctttttccttctccttcATTCACATAACCCATAAGGAATTACTTCTATTGGGCTCATTACTTCTGTTTCGTAGACTAGAGAGAAGAGTGAGAATCCTGTGGCTGACTTCAGCAAATTTCTGTAGGCCTAAAGGGCGTCTGGCAGATGCATTGCCCATCCTTCTGTATACTCTTGACTTATTTTGCTAATGATCTTTATGAGGGTTTTGTTTGTCGCCTCtacttgcccatttccttgtgGGTAGTAAGGTGATGATCGGTGGTGTTTGACCTGGTAGAATTCCAGCATCTTCCTCACGTCGTTGTTGACAAACGGCGTGCCATTGTCACTGATAATTCTATCAGGTACCCCGAAccttacaattatattttccttGATGAAGTTTGCCACTGCTCCTTCCATGGCTTTGCGAAGTGGCACTACCtctacccattttgtgaaaTACTCTGTAGCCACCAGGATCCATATGTAGCCGCGTGATGGTGGGTTAACTGGCCCTATCAAATCAAGCCCCCAAGTATGGAATGTCCATGGGGTAACCATACTGTGTAGATTCTGCAGGTGGGTGTGAATTAAGTTGGCTTGTACTTGACAGCTGTGacattttttcacaaattttgtcGTATCCTTTTTCATGGCAGGCCAATAATAACTCATCTCCAACAAGCATCTATATAACTTTCTCCTCCCTTGGTGCTCCTCACATTCTCCCATGTGCACTTCCTTTATCATACTGTTTGCTTCCTCGGGGCCCAAACAACGTAATGAGTCTCAGTCATACCCTTTTTTAAAAAGGACCCCGTTGTGCAGAAAGTAACGTGTTGCCAGCCTTTTAAGCTTGTATTGCTCGCTGTGCTTTTGTGGTAGGATACCTTCTGCTAAATACTGGGCAAACGGTTTTCTCCAATCTTCGTTGACGAACACCGCGTAGCTTTCTTCTCTGTCTGTCGCAAGCTGGCAGGTCTCATATCAGACTTGTACTTGGTCCGCGTCTCTTCCCATACTTGGCCAATAAAAGACTACCCTTTGGAGTCTACGGTAAAGGTTGATCTCTCCGCAGTATCCGTACGTCTTGTCGTGCACTTCCTTCAACTTTCTCTGAGCCTCCTCTTACCTCACACATCTAAACAAGACCCCACCTGGCATCTTACGGTATAGCTCTCCTCTTACCAGGGCATAATCTTTTAGTACCTTTAATTCCGCAGGCTCTCCTTCCTTCATCAAGATCTCCCTTATGAGATTCTGTCAATCCTCTTCACATTGTTTTTCCTGGAAccttttttttcaatacttCGATAATAGATTCTTTCCTTTTGCTGACTTCTGTCCTGGTGCTTTCCCCTTGGAAGATTATTTGTGAGCCTAATGTGGCCAGGGCATCTGCGAACCGGTTTTTGCTCCTCGGAGTGTGCTCTATTTCAAAGGTCAAAAACTTTTCCTCCATCTTCTGGGCCATTGCCCTGTACGAGGCTAGACTAGGTTCCTTTAAAGAGAAGCTTCCTTTGGTCTGGCAGACCACTAGGTTCGAATCTCCTATTACTCTTAAGTGTTTGACCCCCATTTCAAGGGCCTTGGCTAACCCAAATAGATAGGCTTTTGCCGTGTTGTTTGAAcatgaaaattctaatttgaatgatAATGCCATAGCCTCGTCTTCTTCATGATATAGAACTACTCCCACTCCCCCTGATTGGGTGGTAGAAGACCCATCAAATTTCATTACCCACCATTCTCCGACCTCTTCTGCCACGGCTACTTCTCCTGGGACTTCATCATCTAGCGGGAATTCTTCTTCTCCTGAGAATTGTGCCAATAGATCTACTATAGCCTGACACTTTACCCCCTTGGGTGTTCTTGCCTTCAGATCATACTGTGACAATTGTAGCAACCACTAGGATATTCTGCCAGAAAGAATTGGCTATTGTAATAAGGCTTTGATGGCGTAAGACTTAGTCATCAGCCATACCTCGTAGGCTAAGAAATAATGATGTAACCTTTGCGAAGCATACATAATAGCCAAGCATGCCCTCTTTGCCTTTGGGTAATGGGTTTCTGTGTCTTTTAAAGCTCGGCTGATGTAATAAACTGGTTGTTCCATACCATCTCCATCCTCTTAGGTGATCAAAGTCCCTACAACATACTGGTTGTTGGCTAAGTACAACAACCGTGGCTTCCTGTGGATTGGAGCTTCCACAGTAGGGAGGTTCATCATAATCTGCTGTAGCCTTTTAAAGGCCGTCTGCTGTGCCTCTCCCCATTCAAAGTTTTGCCCATTTTTTAGCAGTTTGCCGAAAGGAGAGGTAATGGATGCCAATCCGGGGATGAATCTTCAGATATATGAAACTTTCTCCAAAAAGCTTTTCAATTCCTTTATTGTGCCTGAAGGCTTTATAGTTGCTACGACTATAGCTTTGGCCGGGTCTACATCTATTCCTCTGCTGTGAACCAGGAAACTCAAGAATTTCCCTAAAGACACTCCGAATGCGCACTTAAGAGGGTTCATTCTTAGCTTGAAAGTTCTACATCTTTCAAATACCTACCTCAACACTTGGACAtgttcttctcatttttttgaTTTTACCACTATGTCATCCACATAGTCTTCTAATTCTCGATGCATCATGTTATGGAATATAGTCGTCATTGTTCGTTGATAAGTTGCACCTGCATTccttaacccaaatggcattacTGTATAGTAAAAGTTGCCTATAGGTGTTCTGAAAGCGATCTTCTCTATGTCCTTTGGCGCCATTCTGATCTAGTTGTACCCACTGAATCCGTCCATGAAGGAAAACATGGCGCTTCTTGGCACAGAATCTATCAATAAGTCCATGTTTGGCAGTGGGAATTCGTCTTTTAGGTAGACCTTATTGAGATTCCTGAAGTTTACACAACATCTTATCTAcctgttcttcttctttactggcACTATATTGGACAACCAGCGTGGATATTGGATTGGTTTGATGAATCCTACGGCTAACAGTTTCTGTACCTCTTTGACTATCTGCCTTTTTATTTCGGTGTGAAATATTCTGGCAGGCTGGGCAACTGGCTTGGCCTTTGGATCCACATTCAGCGTATGCACTACTAGCCCAGGATCCAATCTTGGCATTTCACTATAATCCTACTCAAAGACATCTTTGTACTCCTTCAATAGCCGTATTAATTCTGACAACTTTGAATTGATTGAGATGGGCCTTGGTTCTTTTGAGTCGGACCCCAAGTTGACTTCCTCTAACTCCTCTTTTGCTATAATCTGTACATTCTTATCTGCTGTAACCTCATCTTTCTCTTCATTACTTTCTTCTTCTAAGCCTTCTTGAGCTACGTAACACACCAGGCTTTTGTGCTGCCACTCTTGTCTAAGGCCCGCTTGTGTTTCACTTATGGGCCCTACGCACCTTCATAGTTTATACACAATCCTGTCATTAGGTCCTCGGGCCCTGACGCATTGTGGTGTATCATCCAGCTCTGCAGTAGgtgcttcttttctctttttcttcttctgagaTAGTAATTCTCTCAGATTAGGTTCCGGGTCACTGCGAATGTCTTCCCATCTAGGGATAAAGGTGCCTCTTGGTTTTGACGCTGAGCTTTCCCCAAATGGTGCCCATTGATCATAAAACATGGTTTCTACTAGATGGGCCTCTGCTTGTTCAAACGGCGACAGGTTTGCCGCTATATATATTATCCTGCCATTCAACCTTCCTTTCAAGCATTGGTGGTAGGTGGACGGTACCAACCAGTATTTATGCAACCATGGCCTTCCCAAAAGCACATGGTATGAGACCTCCATCTTTACCACATGGAACCGGGCTAAAAAGGCTATAGGGCCTACGTTTAACCATAGTTGAATGTGGCTTGTGGTATATTCGCCACTTCCTTCAAATCCAATTACTTCCATTGGGCACCCTTGGATCTTTCTTTCTGAAATTCCTGCTACTTGCAGGGTGCTTAATGGAACAAGGTTTACCGAGGTACCTGTATCCACCAAGGTTTTCTTGATGGGGATCTGATTTATGGATGCGGCTAAGTAAAGAGGCCTCCCATGGGCTTTTTACTAACTCCTTAGGCTTTCTTGGCCCAAATACTTTATACTTCATCCTCGGGGTTTTTGGGTtctccattgccccttactttctttacttacattatTTTAGGCCTGTTGTGGCAGCTGTGACCCATTCTCTCCTTCTACATCCATACAACCCATGGGTTTGCTACTTCTCTTTATTCGAACCCttttaggcccatttactttttcaaggtccatttgtttgctttatggacccatgatccattattcctgccgcTTGGGCTTAATGGCTTTTCTATCCCACTTTCTTCTGCCCACGTTGTTGGGCTTCTTTCTCCTGTTGGGCTCccaaaaaaatgagcatctacaacTGTTTAATAGCTTCTTTGTGGAGATGGGAGGTTTGGCTATAGTGGGGTGCTTTTAGTATATATGTAAGGTTTGTAGGTTATTAAAAATGGTTTTACCTTTTAATCAAGTGGAAaacaataaataaggagagaaaaaacTGCTAGTAGTAATTAGACAATAAGGCGTAAAGTCTTAACATTTAATGATGTTTTTCAACCGTTAGATCTTTTAGAAATCTATGGCTTAAAAATGATGTAATTCTTATGGAGTTACATCAGGTTTAACTAGGGTCGGCTCAAAGTATTGGTGTGGGGCCTAAGGCAACAATTTTAAGCGAGATCTATTCTTATACTTTGAATATTAgtagaatatttatttaaattttggtttttttattcatttaaaatctatttttttagaaaaaaaattacaaattaaaacaaactcaTCACATTACTCAATGACTatacaactaaaataaacacTATTTATTGAATGAAGTaactaaatactaaaaaaatatgattgaaaagtttaataaagttatatatttgatatttttttaatagaatttgggtataaatttatttacttgtgtAAGATTAATGAGTTCTTTTAACATTTATGTGTGAGAGATTAAATGATTGACCCCTCCAAtgaaaatatttctctttaactggtttttctttgataaaaagctactattttttatttattggtgaatATTTAAGACTTAATTAATACTTCTATTGGTACAAGAATATCTCTATTGGTAAAAATTTAGGGGCCTTTTTTCAttgggggccttaggcggtTGCCTATATGGCTTAAAGGTTGAGCCGGCATTAGGTCTAACTTGAacctatctatatatatatgaacagcAATTTCTAACCCAAACCAATTATTATGGATAAATCTTaacccacccaattacccaataatcaaaattaccaaaatgcaactaaaacttgaaaaagaCCAAAGTACtcataaaattctttaaatttatcaaaatacctcataaacctaaaaaagaccaaatatgctacatatatatatatataataaaaaaaaccactaaaaataaccaaaataccctcgaaacttaaaaaatgaccgaaatatcctcaaaacctaaaaattgaccaaaataccctcaaaacctaaaaataactaaaatacccccaaaactaaaaaaaaagaccaaaataccccct
This genomic stretch from Castanea sativa cultivar Marrone di Chiusa Pesio chromosome 1, ASM4071231v1 harbors:
- the LOC142633123 gene encoding uncharacterized protein LOC142633123, giving the protein MVTPWTFHTWGLDLIGPVNPPSRGYIWILVATEYFTKWVEVVPLRKAMEGAVANFIKENIIVRFGVPDRIISDNGTPFVNNDVRKMLEFYQVKHHRSSPYYPQGNGQEKEKEKEIFAAERYEDLEGLDKKREEAQERSHKYRRWLTEAYSKMTKEKVFAEGQLVLKVADYVRRGMAGLSKFAPKWEGPFVVREAHPTGYYRVTQMVGKDLMDPINGK